A DNA window from Brassica napus cultivar Da-Ae chromosome C1, Da-Ae, whole genome shotgun sequence contains the following coding sequences:
- the LOC106445297 gene encoding strigolactone esterase D14-like, giving the protein MSQHNILEALNVRVVGTGDRILVLAHGFGTDQSAWHLILPYFTPTYRVVLYDLVCAGSVNPDYFDFNRYTTLDPYVDDLLNIIDSLGIQNCAYVGHSVSAMIGIIASIRRPELFSKLILIGASPRFLNDDDYHGGFEEGEIEKVFSAMEANYEAWVQGFAPLAVGADVPAAVREFSRTLFNMRPDISLFVSRTVFNSDLRGVLGLVKVPCCVIQTAKDVSVPASVAEYLRDNLGGDTKVETLKTEGHLPHLSAPAQLAQFLRRALPR; this is encoded by the coding sequence ATGAGTCAACACAACATCCTCGAAGCTCTTAACGTCCGGGTCGTTGGCACAGGCGACCGGATCCTAGTCCTAGCCCACGGGTTCGGTACAGACCAATCAGCATGGCACTTAATCCTCCCTTACTTCACCCCCACGTATAGAGTCGTCCTCTACGACCTAGTCTGCGCCGGCAGCGTCAACCCCGACTACTTCGACTTCAACCGATACACCACCCTCGACCCTTACGTCGACGACCTCCTCAACATCATCGACTCTCTCGGCATCCAAAACTGCGCCTACGTGGGCCACTCCGTCTCGGCCATGATCGGTATCATCGCTTCCATCCGCCGCCCTGAGCTTTTCTCGAAGCTCATCCTCATAGGAGCTTCTCCTAGGTTTCTCAACGACGATGACTACCACGGAGGGTTCGAGGAAGGGGAGATAGAGAAGGTGTTCTCGGCTATGGAGGCTAACTACGAGGCTTGGGTTCAGGGGTTCGCGCCGTTGGCTGTTGGAGCTGATGTTCCTGCTGCGGTTAGAGAGTTTAGCCGGACGTTGTTTAACATGCGTCCGGACATATCTCTGTTCGTGTCGAGGACGGTGTTTAATAGTGATCTTAGAGGTGTGCTTGGGTTGGTGAAGGTGCCTTGTTGTGTGATTCAGACGGCTAAGGATGTTTCGGTTCCTGCTTCGGTGGCGGAGTATCTAAGGGATAATCTTGGTGGTGATACGAAGGTGGAGACGCTTAAGACTGAAGGGCATTTGCCTCATCTTAGTGCTCCGGCGCAGCTGGCTCAGTTTCTCCGGCGTGCACTTCCTCGgtga